The following are encoded together in the Methanobrevibacter sp. genome:
- the mvk gene encoding mevalonate kinase codes for MIAKASAPAKTILFGEHSVVYGEPAIAGAVNKRAYVTVKPSETDETIFRAPDIGFEAELLTQHKKYVLLKGKPGIIRYILESLYRAHDHTPIDITLNSNVPIGSGLGSSAAVTVATLAALYRYHNIRFNKQSLAHDAHMVEQAVQGVASPLDTLVSTYGGLVYLSRNKKVEHFNVNFNVPFVVGYTTKHGNTGKMVKDVKNLKTRNPKIINPVITSMGNLTNYAKQAILKRDFAKIGELMNINHGFLDVLGVNTLELSRMVYNARDAGAIGAKTTGAGGGGSIIALCPGKVDEVAKAIDRDDNILKIRFTRKGVSSRVYK; via the coding sequence ATGATAGCTAAAGCCTCAGCTCCTGCGAAAACAATTTTATTTGGTGAACATTCTGTAGTTTATGGTGAACCTGCCATAGCGGGAGCAGTTAACAAAAGAGCTTATGTTACAGTTAAGCCATCAGAAACTGATGAAACTATTTTTAGAGCTCCAGACATTGGTTTTGAAGCTGAATTATTGACACAACATAAGAAATATGTTTTACTTAAAGGAAAACCAGGTATTATTAGATATATTTTAGAGTCTCTTTATAGAGCTCACGACCATACTCCAATTGATATTACTTTAAATTCAAATGTTCCTATCGGTTCAGGATTAGGATCATCTGCAGCAGTTACAGTCGCTACTCTTGCTGCATTATACCGTTATCATAATATTCGTTTTAACAAACAATCATTGGCGCATGATGCCCATATGGTTGAACAGGCGGTTCAAGGGGTGGCAAGTCCACTGGATACGTTAGTTTCAACTTATGGAGGGCTTGTTTATCTGTCAAGAAATAAAAAAGTTGAACATTTCAATGTTAATTTTAATGTGCCTTTTGTTGTAGGTTATACCACAAAGCACGGTAACACAGGCAAAATGGTTAAGGATGTGAAAAATCTTAAGACACGCAATCCTAAAATCATAAATCCTGTTATCACTTCAATGGGTAATTTAACTAATTATGCAAAACAGGCTATTTTGAAAAGGGATTTTGCCAAAATTGGTGAATTGATGAATATTAACCATGGATTTTTGGATGTTTTAGGGGTTAATACATTAGAATTATCCCGTATGGTATATAATGCAAGGGATGCTGGTGCCATTGGTGCCAAAACTACTGGAGCTGGTGGAGGAGGTAGTATCATTGCACTTTGTCCAGGTAAGGTTGATGAAGTTGCTAAAGCTATTGATCGTGATGATAATATTTTAAAAATCAGATTTACTCGAAAAGGAGTTTCTTCCAGGGTCTACAAGTGA